A window of Apium graveolens cultivar Ventura chromosome 8, ASM990537v1, whole genome shotgun sequence contains these coding sequences:
- the LOC141679527 gene encoding uncharacterized protein LOC141679527, with translation MRKSKDSEAARRDMIDMGVRHDLAPQVGEKKTYLPPSPFTLSKVEKKKVLNSFLSMKLPSGHGSNIKNCVSMSDLKIYGLKSHDCHILLQQLLPVAIRSVLPKNVRVTIIRLCFFFNALCSKVVDVSKLDKLQSDVIITLCDLEKIFPSSFFDVMLHLIVHFVLEVRLCGPVFYRWMYAFERFNKVLKSYVRNRYYPEGCMAESYLKEESVEFCTEFMSQTCTTAGIPVEQGKQSGPLSATIIKVVEEKERDEAHLHVLQNNDEVYPYIVMHKEYLDEIYRGKKKSVHWLMGEHNRLFADWFEKKVSSEMKGNPDAVSETIRWLAGKPSFSILTYQVHVSSAKDLNPIESDMTFYGIILEVWELDYHEFKAPLFLCKWAENDKGIKIDDLGFTLVDFNRQGHKKDKYVSVDQVNHVFYIKDLVDPTWSIVLTSTTRDYQELYNDDDLGDTIMEHPPFCSNIPASDVTNEDVAHSIRPNVEGIWVK, from the exons ATGCGAAAGTCAAAAGATAGTGAGGCGGCACGTCGTGATATGATTGATATGGGTGTTAGACATGATTTAGCTCCTCAAGTAGGAGAAAAAAAGACCTATCTGCCTCCTTCCCCTTTTACTTTGTCGAAGGTTGAAAAAAAGAAAGTCTTGAACTCATTCTTGTCTATGAAACTTCCTTCTGGACATGGATCAAACATAAAAAATTGTGTATCCATGTCTGATTTGAAGATATACGGGCTTAAGTCCCATGACTGCCATatccttctccaacaactccTCCCTGTTGCCATTCGATCCGTTCTCCCGAAAAATGTTAGGGTCACAATCATACGACTGTGCTTCTTTTTTAATGCTTTATGCAGCAAAGTTGTCGATGTCTCGAAACTCGATAAATTAcagtcagatgtaataataaccttatgcgaTCTAGAAAAAATATTCCCTTCATCATTTTTTGATGTAATGTTACATCTTATTGTCCACTTTGTCCTAGAAGTGCGTTTATGTGGACCGGTATTTTATAGATGGATGTATGCCTTCGAACGATTCAATAAAGTGCTAAAGAGCTACGTACGAAACCGATATTATCCTGAAGGTTGTATGGCAGAAAGCTACCTTAAAGAAGAATCAGTAGAATTTTGCACAGAATTTATGAGCCAGACTTGTACAACTGCCGGCATTCCAGTTGAGCAAGGCAAGCAATCTGGTCCATTATCTGCCACGATAATAAAGGTCGTGGAAGAAAAAGAGCGAGATGAGGCTCATCTGCATGTCCTTCAAAACAATGATGAAGTGTATCCCTATATCGT AATGCACAAGGAGTATTTGGATGAAATTTACCGAGGGAAGAAAAAAAGTGTTCATTGGCTCATGGGAGAGCACAATCGGCTATTTGCCGATTGGTTTGAAAAAAAA GTAAGTAGTGAAATGAAGGGAAATCCCGATGCTGTTTCAGAGACGATACGATGGCTCGCTGGAAAACCATCATTTTCTATTTTAACTTATCAAG TCCATGTGTCCAGTGCGAAAGATTTAAACCCCATTGAGAGTGATATGACCTTTTATGGCATAATCTTGGAAGTATGGGAGTTGGATTACCATGAGTTCAAAGCTCCACTCTTCCTGTGTAAATGGGCAGAGAATGATAAAGGCATAAAGATCGACGATCTTGGCTTCACACTTGTGGATTTCAATCGACAAGGCCATAAGAAGGATAAATATGTCTCTGTTGACCAAGTCAACCATGTGTTTTACATTAAAGATCTGGTTGATCCTACTTGGTCGATCGTGTTAACTTCCACAACTAGAGACTATCAAGAGTTGTATAACGACGATGATTTGGGTGACACGATCATGGAACATCCTCCCTTCTGCTCTAACATCCCTGCTTCTGATGTGACCAATGAAGACGTTGCGCATAGTATTAGGCCTAATGTTGAGGGAATTTGGGTTAAATAA
- the LOC141679528 gene encoding uncharacterized protein LOC141679528 produces MDKSWISKDRDSLEFEIGVEEFLIFAEENCKDPKRIPCPCGRCVNFKKFSTKIIRGHIYDHGFSLVYVDWIWHEEKSTRSTRSSIGSTRPASDQPIEHFVASETVEVCEAAFNSGNYDKDSYDFQRFVVDAEQPLFEGSECTKLEPMLKLHNWKARFGISDTAFTELLSSVGSILPKDNVLPPNAYEAKKTLSDLGLVYLKIHSCPNDCILYRGIHSDASQCPHCKLSRWKVRKNDQLRVNVPAKVMWYFPIIPRFKRLFKSPSTTELMTWHANQRINDDKMRHPADSPSWRNIDYRWPSFGSESRNIRLALSADGINPHTNGLVNRYTCWPVVLVTYNLPPWLCMKRKFMMLSVLVPGPHEPGNNIDVYLQPLIDDLKKLWEEGEPNVYDAYSKSYFTLKAILLWTINDFPAYGNLLGCVNKGYKSCPICGDDTVAKYLSHSRKMCFQGHRRYLPRQHPYRRQKAAFNGQQELGTHVNPFPEKKC; encoded by the coding sequence ATGGATAAGTCGTGGATATCGAAAGATAGGGATTCTTTAGAATTTGAAATTGGCGTCGAAGAATTCTTGATTTTCGCTGAAGAAAATTGTAAAGATCCTAAAAGAATTCCTTGTCCATGTGGTCGATGtgtgaattttaaaaaattctcaaCCAAAATCATAAGGGGACATATCTATGATCATGGTTTTAGTTTGGTGTATgttgattggatttggcatgaaGAAAAATCTACTAGGAGTACTAGGTCTTCTATAGGTAGTACACGTCCTGCTTCAGACCAACCTATAGAGCACTTTGTTGCATCAGAAActgttgaagtttgtgaagcggCTTTTAATTCGGGTAATTACGATAAGGATTCATATGATTTTCAGAGGTTTGTTGTTGATGCGGAACAACCGTTGTTTGAGGGCAGCGAGTGCACAAAGTTAGAGCCAATGTTAAAATTGCACAACTGGAAAGCTAGGTTTGGTATTAGCGACACTGCCTTTACTGAGCTGCTCTCTTCAGTTGGCTCGATCCTTCCCAAAGATAATGTGTTGCCTCCTAACGCATATGAAGCGAAGAAAACTTTATCCGATTTAGGTCTAGTGTATTTAAAAATTCATTCGTGTCCCAATGATTGTATACTGTATAGGGGCATACATTCTGATGCTTCTCAGTGTCCTCATTGCAAGCTGTCACGTTGGAAAGTACGGAAGAATGACCAACTTAGGGTCAATGTTCCAGCCAAGGTCATGTGGTATTTTCCTATAATTCCAAGATTTAAACGGTTATTTAAATCTCCCTCTACTACTGAACTCATGACTTGGCATGCAAATCAGCGAATAAATGATGACAAGATGCGACATCCGGCCGACTCTCCTTCTTGGAGGAATATCGATTACCGGTGGCCTTCCTTTGGTAGTGAATCTAGGAATATTAGGTTGGCTTTATCCGCGGATGGTATCAACCCGCATACTAATGGGTTAGTCAATCGATATACATGCTGGCCAGTAGTGTTGGTAACGTACAATCTTCCTCCGTGGTTATGCATGAAAAGGAAGTTCATGATGTTGTCAGTTTTAGTTCCTGGTCCACATGAGCCGGGAAATAACATCGACGTTTATTTACAACCGTTGATTGATGATCTGAAAAAACTTTGGGAAGAAGGTGAACCAAACGTTTATGACGCCTATAGTAAATCATATTTCACTCTAAAAGCAATTTTATTGTGGACTATAAATGATTTTCCAGCATATGGAAACTTGTTAGGCTGCGTGAATAAGGGTTATAAGAGTTGTCCAATTTGTGGTGACGATACTGTGGCTAAATATTTAAGTCACAGTAGGAAGATGTGCTTCCAAGGTCATCGCCGTTATTTGCCTAGGCAGCACCCTTATAGGAGGCAGAAGGCGGCCTTTAACGGACAACAAGAGTTGGGAACGCATGTCAACCCCTTTCCGGAGAAGAAGTGTTAG